A portion of the Amyelois transitella isolate CPQ chromosome 2, ilAmyTran1.1, whole genome shotgun sequence genome contains these proteins:
- the LOC106134121 gene encoding carbonyl reductase [NADPH] 3-like, giving the protein MLKKVALVTDADQGIGIDLVKTLSKRFNGVFYFTSRDPEKGLLATAALQKIGCNVEYFHLDISDRESIIRFRDFVVQNYWGIDTLINNVAIDNGAYECESFEKSKRIVTDYYFNFVMIEELLFPLLVDNARVIYVSKQSDVSCVRNEYWHERLSMKHLREADINDFLVWYLEAIKEGMFNPADIVEDGMVAPYRVAIVALGLLVTLQRKKLQSRSICVEYFSPKWSFKNSSQLTALL; this is encoded by the coding sequence ATGTTGAAAAAAGTGGCGCTCGTGACTGACGCGGACCAGGGCATCGGCATCGACCTCGTGAAGACACTCAGCAAGAGATTCAACGGGGTCTTCTACTTCACCTCCCGGGATCCAGAAAAGGGATTGCTAGCCACCGCAGCTCTGCAAAAGATCGGCTGCAATGTAGAATATTTTCACCTAGACATCTCAGACAGAGAAAGCATCATTCGCTTCAGAGACTTCGTCGTGCAGAACTATTGGGGCATCGATACTCTGATCAACAACGTCGCTATCGACAATGGCGCGTACGAGTGCGAATCCTTCGAGAAGAGCAAGAGGATCGTGACGGACTATTACTTTAACTTCGTGATGATCGAGGAGTTGCTATTTCCTTTGCTGGTTGACAATGCGCGTGTGATTTACGTTTCCAAGCAGAGTGATGTAAGTTGTGTTAGAAACGAATATTGGCACGAGAGACTGTCCATGAAACATTTGAGGGAGGCTGATATCAATGACTTTTTGGTGTGGTATTTGGAGGCGATTAAGGAAGGGATGTTTAACCCGGCGGATATAGTGGAAGACGGGATGGTGGCGCCGTACAGAGTGGCTATAGTAGCGCTCGGCTTGTTAGTGACGTTGCAGCGAAAGAAGTTACAATCTAGATCTATATGTGTGGAGTATTTCTCGCCAAAATGGTCGTTTAAAAATTCCTCTCAATTGACTGCGCTGTTATAG
- the LOC106134127 gene encoding carbonyl reductase [NADPH] 1-like, whose translation MSQKVAIVTGSNKGIGLAIVKGLCKRFDGVVYLTSRNEAMGRDAVKKLNKLGLNPEYHQLDVADKESVRKLRDHIKKKHGRIDVLINNAGIVLGDSYEHCKGTIDINYGGVVNVEEFLFPLLAENARVLNISSDCGHLSNVKNQHWVERLSSKDLTRNDIDEFVNWFLHSVRDGTFKKSHIADGGSIAAYRVSKVAVSALTMLQQKDLESKNICVNSVHPGLVSTDMTMGCGVLTPDESAKTPLYLVLDAPSSIKGAYVWYDGTIVDWFDYKAEYFFKRSAFIVPALKRVFRPFVLIFVLALIIASVFR comes from the coding sequence ATGTCACAAAAAGTGGCCATAGTCACAGGCTCTAACAAAGGTATCGGCCTTGCAATTGTTAAGGGTCTGTGCAAAAGATTTGATGGCGTCGTGTACTTGACTTCTAGAAATGAAGCTATGGGAAGAGATGCTGTGAAGAAACTCAATAAACTTGGTCTTAATCCGGAATACCATCAGTTAGATGTTGCAGACAAGGAAAGTGTTAGGAAGCTCAGAGATCATATTAAGAAGAAACACGGAAGAATTGATGTACTTATAAACAATGCTGGTATTGTATTGGGTGACAGTTATGAACATTGTAAAGGGACTATCGACATCAACTACGGAGGAGTCGTTAATGttgaagaatttttatttccacTATTAGCAGAGAACGCTCGAGTATTAAACATCTCTAGCGATTGTGGTCACCTTTCAAATGTCAAAAATCAACACTGGGTTGAGAGGCTATCATCAAAAGATTTGACCAGAAATGATATTGACGAATTTGTAAACTGGTTTCTGCATTCTGTAAGAGATGGTACTTTCAAAAAGAGCCACATAGCTGATGGGGGATCGATAGCAGCTTATAGAGTATCTAAAGTAGCCGTCAGCGCTTTGACAATGTTACAACAAAAAGATTTGGAatcgaaaaatatttgtgtgaaCTCCGTTCATCCAGGACTAGTTAGCACAGACATGACCATGGGATGTGGTGTCCTGACTCCGGATGAATCAGCAAAAACACCTTTATATTTGGTGTTGGACGCTCCGAGTAGCATCAAAGGGGCTTACGTGTGGTATGATGGAACAATTGTAGACTGGTTCGACTACAAGGCTGAGTACTTCTTCAAGAGAAGTGCGTTTATTGTACCAGCTCTCAAGAGAGTATTTCGTCCTTTTGTTCTCATCTTTGTTTTAGCACTTATCATTGCATCTGTCTTCCGTTAG
- the LOC106134128 gene encoding carbonyl reductase [NADPH] 1-like, with amino-acid sequence MSTKVAVVTGSNKGIGFSTVKGLCQRFDGIVYLTSRDDGRGKAAIAELKKLGLNPAYHQLDVADRESVKRFSEYLKKTHGGIDILINNAAVANSKELYNNYEESKEIVDINYYSILTIQEFIFPLVRNNGRIINISSDCGHLSNIRNKYWIERLSKKDLTVDDINEFVAWYLKSVKEGTFKFNEELADGGTAAAYRVAKVALSALTMLQQKELERRNISVNSMHPGLVRTDMTLGAGFYNADQAAETPLYLALEAPQDLKGAYVWYDRRVLDWYDYKADYYFKSNTLSIKYD; translated from the coding sequence ATGTCGACGAAAGTAGCAGTTGTTACTGGTTCAAATAAAGGCATAGGCTTCTCAACTGTAAAGGGATTGTGTCAAAGATTTGATGGAATTGTATATTTGACTTCCAGAGACGATGGTAGGGGCAAAGCAGCCATCGCAGAGCTGAAGAAACTTGGGCTAAATCCAGCTTATCATCAACTTGACGTCGCTGATAGAGAAAGTGTCAAACGTTTCAGTGAATACCTCAAGAAGACTCATGGTGGAATCGATATCTTGATCAATAATGCAGCAGTAGCCAACAGTAAAGAACTATACAACAATTATGAGGAAAGCAAGGAAATTGTAGATATCAATTACTACTCGATTCTTACAATACAGGAGTTTATCTTCCCTCTCGTCAGAAATAACGGacgaattataaatatatctagtGATTGTGGTCACCTTTCTAATATCAGAAACAAATATTGGATAGAAAGGTTATCTAAGAAAGATTTAACAGTTGACGATATCAATGAATTCGTCGCTTGGTATTTGAAATCGGTAAAAGAAGggacttttaaatttaatgaggAACTGGCTGATGGCGGAACAGCAGCAGCATACAGAGTTGCCAAAGTTGCGTTAAGTGCTTTAACTATGCTTCAACAGAAAGAGTTAGAGCGTAGAAATATTTCAGTGAACTCCATGCACCCGGGGTTGGTTCGCACGGACATGACGCTAGGCGCTGGTTTCTACAATGCCGACCAAGCAGCAGAAACACCACTTTATTTGGCACTCGAAGCGCCTCAAGACCTGAAAGGAGCGTACGTGTGGTACGATAGAAGGGTTCTGGATTGGTATGACTATAAAGCCGATTACTATTTCAAGAGTAACACTTTGTCCATAAAGTACGATTAA